A genomic segment from Propionibacteriaceae bacterium ZF39 encodes:
- a CDS encoding DEAD/DEAH box helicase: MSALLPSLQAQDLQRALVDYLTTTFALADQPAQVALTDFLHHETDGIFKGPYTRLRLPFAPANEDWRTHLDWFPADFTPYGHQARAYARLSSKGTTGLRQPQPTLVTTGTGSGKTEAFTHPILDHCLRARRLGITGTKALILYPMNALASDQAQRLADAITTDDRLSTLTAAIYTGESTEGRTTVTKDGLITDRAIIRDTPPDILLTNYKMLDQLLLRPEDQNLWRASADSLTYLVLDEFHTYDGAQGTDVAMLIRRLGLALEAHRSEASRRSFLAPQPSGEGDLDPQPSEYPLGNVTPVATSATLGDGADPATMLGFASTVFGTPFPSDSVITETRQTRDEWTAGLTQTHALPTPRILGLPDADDLLRALADHEPEPDDLVRQLIATLYDDVTPADDDHAIALLAHHPMVADLIDAALSAASLETLAEAVFPRPDAGEIATGFVTVLIAALSYLRTKLGRALPSVEVHLWVRELTRIDRLATSAPAYRWSDDGTSTDADTYAFPAVYCRHCGRSGWGVTLEPTGWGLHHDDTGIRRRHAAKEAYFRALIHAPTEAEQGLFDRLRWLDPRTREIRGDAPAPDDEDYLNGLILPVLTHSRDDEDAARNDDCPSCGMKDGIRFLGSAIATLLSVSLSVLFGRDDLAAGDKKALVFTDSVQDAAHRAGFVEARSHTLSLRSAVRDGFTGSVNLEQLADTVLREAGDDPFARYRLLGPDIAERESFAPFWQEPTRTPNWVQLNVRRRLLFDLELEFGLQSRFGRTLEATGSVVVEVEARPALLLRAATAAYNDLSALDGPPDDGTLIAWARGVLERLRGSGAIRHEWLDKFIEEDCTRWRIWGGRPKKQGMPAFPPGRSAPTFPRVGSPLARPERHDVDHVTATKGWYAGWAAKTLGVPRPAGATLSKLLLAQLARAGVLVEMSTRTAVAYAIPPANVLVQPTTLADLEAGRHLLRCDTCHAETNGTATVVDQLNGAPCTHDNCPGRLHRAKGEGNYYRRLYAATDMRRVVAREHSSMLDDETRVGYENAFKSASVDPSAPNVLVATPTLEMGIDIGDLSTVMLASLPRTVASYLQRIGRAGRRTGNSLNLAYLTGRGDTLPRLGDPLSVINGEVRPPATYLSAEEILQRQYLASIVDRRARLSDGRGVSKAPGVLGSADPGTWLGDLIEYADTHVDELLASFLAGFDGLQNTARESLTTWATPQNGPGTSGLAATAYAASGRWQRHREDLQFRIDAIQAELPDLQQRAESPAADQPAQRAYATALAALHGTRKQLADTNSEYWIAALEAHGLLPNYTLLDDRVTLDVAISWIDPEDDGYKQDHTRLDRPSARALHEFAPGSTFYSRGYEIAIDAVDVGRDAADVRTWAWCADCGYAQNLDETPELAACPRCGSPALTDANQRMRVVELQRVSAQLQRDEAHIGDRTDDRRRTQFWVVPAVDVAPEDLTRSWFVEGLGFGARYARRLTIRWVNLGVGGPGPTLQIAGEQTPAPMFRICRGCGVQDRIGRTNRPEEHRPWCPHRAASDEQHVETIALSRTLHTQGVLLPLPWSVVLGDMFAIPSLTAAILLGLRETFGGSPDHIGVLPCPDPVLGGENRKALLLHDTVPGGTGYLADLARPEQVWELLTRAYLLVRDCECADEGRAACHRCLLPFAGMNVDKVSRATAERHLRELLTLGDNDDPQAGMLWRITDDTPPAEDPWSHLEKRFHQEFIAMVDALGGTVVTKSKAQGNELTITLGKSRRHWYLFPQQFLDGARPDFVLECSDQSIPKVTIFTDGRQFHASHAHNRLADDAEKRAILRDKGHVVLAITAADLEDQQTGAVPAPPRWWDDQKSQMVISRAPEASVMLDAARHGPFAFLRTWLLDPQPDAQRATAEALPMLFLVAPDAVDGEQPLSDQVRRHLRGGAASVSSPAPGGLYASTALGIGARLPGNDLARIELCVLLDDGTKALGHPDFAESWRDWLWLSNALNLSQAPLTMGTLGMAPRADLVPPPDQLEVEVDLPAVWRPAYDAASGEDQRTFVRELAARGVRAPDEIDPEVGDIGIIVDYAWTELKVAVMEDPDPEDVADLAAEGWQLVGWDTEAVAQQVPRS; the protein is encoded by the coding sequence ATGAGTGCGTTGTTGCCGAGCCTTCAGGCCCAGGACCTGCAGCGGGCGCTGGTCGACTACCTCACCACCACCTTCGCGCTCGCCGACCAACCAGCCCAGGTGGCGCTCACTGACTTCCTGCATCACGAAACCGACGGCATTTTCAAAGGCCCGTACACCCGGCTCCGACTCCCGTTCGCCCCTGCCAACGAGGACTGGCGTACTCATCTCGACTGGTTCCCCGCAGACTTCACGCCGTACGGGCACCAGGCGCGGGCGTACGCACGGCTCAGCAGCAAAGGCACCACCGGACTCCGGCAGCCCCAGCCGACCCTCGTCACCACCGGCACCGGCTCCGGCAAGACCGAGGCGTTCACGCACCCGATCCTCGACCACTGCCTCCGTGCCCGCCGGCTCGGGATCACCGGCACGAAGGCACTCATCCTCTATCCGATGAACGCCCTCGCCTCTGACCAGGCTCAACGCCTCGCTGATGCCATCACCACCGACGATCGGCTGTCGACCTTGACTGCGGCGATCTATACCGGCGAATCCACCGAGGGCCGCACCACCGTCACCAAGGACGGCCTCATCACCGACCGCGCCATCATCCGCGACACCCCGCCGGACATCCTGCTCACCAACTACAAGATGCTCGACCAGCTCCTGCTGCGCCCCGAGGACCAGAACCTGTGGCGGGCGTCGGCGGACTCATTGACGTACCTCGTGCTGGACGAATTCCACACCTATGACGGCGCCCAGGGCACCGACGTCGCCATGCTCATCCGACGGCTGGGGCTGGCGTTGGAGGCGCATCGATCCGAGGCTTCGAGACGCTCGTTCCTCGCTCCTCAGCCGTCGGGTGAAGGTGACCTCGATCCTCAGCCATCGGAGTATCCGTTGGGGAATGTCACCCCCGTCGCCACATCCGCGACGCTCGGCGATGGTGCCGACCCCGCGACCATGCTCGGCTTCGCATCCACGGTCTTCGGTACGCCGTTCCCATCCGATTCGGTCATCACCGAGACCCGCCAGACCCGCGACGAGTGGACCGCCGGCCTCACGCAAACCCACGCCCTACCCACCCCGCGTATCCTCGGCCTCCCCGACGCCGACGACCTCCTCCGCGCGCTCGCCGACCACGAGCCCGAGCCCGACGACCTCGTCCGCCAGCTCATCGCGACGCTCTATGACGACGTCACCCCCGCCGACGACGACCACGCCATTGCCCTGCTCGCGCACCACCCGATGGTCGCCGACCTCATCGACGCAGCCCTCTCGGCCGCATCGCTCGAGACGCTCGCGGAGGCCGTGTTCCCGCGCCCGGACGCCGGCGAAATCGCCACCGGGTTCGTCACCGTCCTCATCGCGGCGCTCAGCTACCTCCGCACCAAGCTCGGCCGCGCGCTGCCGTCGGTCGAGGTCCACCTGTGGGTGCGCGAACTCACCCGCATCGACCGCCTCGCGACGAGCGCACCCGCCTATCGCTGGTCCGACGACGGTACGTCGACCGACGCGGACACCTACGCCTTCCCCGCCGTCTATTGCCGCCACTGCGGCCGCTCCGGCTGGGGCGTCACCCTCGAGCCCACCGGCTGGGGCCTGCACCACGACGACACCGGCATCCGGCGTCGGCATGCGGCGAAGGAGGCCTATTTCCGCGCCCTGATCCACGCGCCGACCGAAGCCGAGCAGGGCCTTTTCGATCGCCTGCGCTGGCTCGACCCCCGCACCCGCGAGATCCGCGGCGACGCCCCCGCACCTGATGACGAGGACTATCTCAACGGGCTCATCCTGCCCGTGCTCACCCACAGCCGTGACGACGAGGATGCCGCCCGCAACGACGACTGCCCCTCCTGTGGCATGAAGGACGGCATCCGCTTCCTCGGCTCGGCGATCGCCACCCTGCTGTCGGTATCCCTCTCCGTCCTCTTCGGCAGGGACGACCTTGCCGCGGGCGACAAGAAGGCCCTCGTCTTCACCGACTCCGTGCAGGACGCCGCCCATCGTGCCGGGTTTGTCGAGGCCCGTTCCCACACCCTGAGCCTGCGTTCGGCCGTGCGCGACGGTTTCACGGGATCTGTGAACCTCGAACAGCTCGCCGACACGGTGCTGCGCGAGGCCGGCGATGATCCGTTCGCGCGCTATCGCCTGCTCGGGCCCGACATTGCCGAGCGCGAATCGTTCGCGCCGTTCTGGCAGGAGCCGACTCGCACACCCAACTGGGTTCAGCTCAACGTGCGTCGCCGCCTGCTCTTCGACCTGGAGCTGGAGTTCGGTCTTCAGTCGAGGTTCGGCCGCACGCTCGAGGCCACCGGATCGGTCGTCGTCGAGGTCGAGGCCCGACCTGCGCTGTTGCTGCGGGCCGCAACCGCCGCCTACAACGATCTGTCGGCCCTCGACGGTCCACCCGATGACGGGACACTGATCGCCTGGGCACGCGGCGTGCTCGAACGACTCCGCGGCTCCGGCGCCATCCGCCACGAGTGGCTCGACAAGTTCATCGAAGAGGACTGCACGCGCTGGCGCATTTGGGGTGGGCGGCCCAAGAAGCAAGGCATGCCCGCGTTCCCGCCGGGCCGTTCCGCGCCCACGTTCCCGCGCGTCGGTTCTCCGCTCGCCCGTCCGGAGCGGCATGACGTGGACCACGTCACCGCCACCAAGGGTTGGTACGCCGGCTGGGCCGCCAAGACGCTCGGCGTTCCGCGTCCGGCCGGTGCCACGCTGAGCAAACTGCTGCTGGCCCAGCTCGCGCGCGCCGGCGTACTTGTCGAGATGTCCACCCGCACCGCGGTCGCCTATGCGATCCCGCCGGCCAACGTGCTCGTCCAGCCCACCACGCTCGCCGACCTCGAAGCCGGCCGCCACCTGCTGCGCTGTGACACCTGCCACGCCGAAACCAACGGCACGGCGACCGTGGTCGACCAGCTCAACGGCGCCCCCTGCACCCACGACAACTGCCCCGGCCGGCTGCACCGGGCGAAGGGTGAGGGCAACTACTATCGCCGGCTCTATGCCGCGACCGACATGCGTCGCGTCGTCGCCCGTGAGCACTCGTCGATGCTCGACGACGAGACCCGCGTCGGCTACGAGAATGCATTCAAGTCCGCGTCAGTCGACCCGTCCGCGCCCAACGTGCTGGTCGCCACGCCGACCCTGGAGATGGGCATCGACATCGGCGACCTGTCGACGGTCATGCTCGCGTCGCTCCCGCGCACCGTCGCGTCGTACCTCCAGCGCATCGGCCGCGCCGGCCGCCGCACGGGCAACAGCCTCAACCTGGCGTACCTCACCGGCCGCGGCGACACACTCCCCCGCCTCGGCGACCCGCTCTCAGTCATCAACGGCGAGGTCCGCCCACCCGCGACCTATCTGTCCGCCGAGGAGATCCTGCAGCGGCAGTACCTCGCCTCCATCGTCGATCGCCGCGCCCGCCTCTCCGATGGGCGGGGCGTCAGCAAGGCCCCCGGCGTGCTCGGATCCGCCGACCCGGGCACGTGGCTGGGTGACCTGATCGAGTACGCCGACACCCACGTCGACGAGCTGCTCGCTTCGTTCCTTGCAGGGTTCGACGGCCTCCAGAACACCGCGCGCGAGTCGTTGACCACGTGGGCGACCCCGCAGAACGGGCCCGGGACGTCCGGGCTGGCGGCGACGGCGTACGCGGCCTCGGGTCGATGGCAACGCCACCGGGAGGACCTGCAGTTCCGCATCGACGCCATTCAGGCCGAGCTGCCCGATCTGCAACAACGCGCCGAGTCGCCGGCGGCGGACCAACCGGCCCAGCGGGCGTACGCCACCGCCCTCGCCGCGCTCCACGGCACCCGCAAGCAGCTCGCCGACACCAACTCCGAATATTGGATCGCCGCGTTGGAAGCGCACGGGCTGCTGCCGAACTACACGCTGCTCGACGATCGCGTGACGCTCGATGTCGCGATCAGTTGGATCGATCCGGAGGATGACGGGTACAAGCAGGACCACACCCGCCTCGACCGGCCCTCGGCGCGGGCGCTGCACGAGTTCGCGCCGGGATCGACGTTCTATTCACGGGGCTATGAGATCGCCATCGACGCCGTCGACGTCGGGCGCGATGCCGCAGACGTGCGGACCTGGGCGTGGTGTGCCGACTGCGGTTATGCGCAGAACCTCGACGAGACCCCGGAACTGGCCGCGTGCCCACGCTGTGGGTCGCCCGCCCTGACCGACGCCAACCAGCGGATGCGAGTCGTGGAGCTGCAGCGTGTGTCGGCGCAACTGCAACGCGACGAGGCGCACATCGGAGACCGCACCGACGATCGCCGGCGGACCCAGTTCTGGGTCGTGCCGGCGGTTGATGTCGCGCCCGAGGACCTGACCCGGTCGTGGTTCGTGGAGGGGCTTGGGTTCGGGGCGCGTTATGCGCGGCGGCTGACGATCCGGTGGGTGAATCTGGGGGTAGGCGGGCCCGGCCCGACCCTGCAGATCGCCGGTGAGCAGACCCCCGCGCCGATGTTCCGGATCTGCCGCGGCTGCGGCGTACAGGATCGGATCGGCCGCACGAACCGACCCGAGGAACACCGCCCGTGGTGCCCGCATCGGGCGGCATCGGACGAGCAGCATGTCGAGACCATTGCGTTGTCGCGGACGCTGCACACCCAGGGCGTGCTGCTGCCGCTGCCGTGGTCGGTGGTGCTCGGGGACATGTTCGCGATCCCATCGCTGACCGCCGCGATCCTGCTCGGGCTGCGGGAAACGTTCGGTGGCTCGCCGGATCACATCGGCGTGCTGCCTTGCCCCGATCCCGTGCTGGGTGGCGAGAACCGGAAGGCGCTGCTGCTGCACGACACCGTGCCGGGCGGCACCGGCTATCTCGCTGACCTCGCGCGGCCGGAACAGGTGTGGGAGCTGCTGACGCGGGCGTACCTCCTGGTCCGCGACTGCGAATGCGCCGACGAGGGACGCGCGGCGTGCCATCGGTGCTTGCTGCCGTTCGCGGGGATGAATGTCGACAAGGTCTCCCGCGCGACCGCCGAGCGGCACCTGCGCGAGCTGCTGACCTTGGGCGACAACGACGATCCCCAGGCCGGGATGTTGTGGCGCATCACCGACGACACCCCGCCCGCCGAGGACCCGTGGTCGCATCTGGAGAAGCGGTTCCACCAGGAGTTCATCGCGATGGTGGATGCCCTCGGCGGGACCGTCGTGACCAAGTCGAAGGCCCAGGGCAACGAACTGACCATCACGCTCGGCAAGTCCCGCCGCCACTGGTACCTCTTCCCCCAACAGTTCCTGGACGGCGCTCGACCCGACTTCGTGCTCGAGTGCTCCGACCAGTCGATCCCCAAAGTCACGATCTTCACCGACGGGCGACAGTTCCACGCCAGCCACGCGCACAACCGGTTGGCCGACGACGCCGAGAAGCGGGCGATCCTCCGGGACAAGGGCCATGTCGTCCTGGCGATCACTGCCGCCGATCTCGAGGACCAGCAGACGGGTGCGGTTCCGGCTCCTCCCCGGTGGTGGGACGACCAGAAATCACAGATGGTCATTTCGCGGGCGCCCGAGGCGTCCGTAATGCTCGACGCCGCGCGGCACGGCCCGTTCGCGTTCCTGCGGACGTGGTTGTTGGATCCCCAACCCGACGCCCAGCGGGCGACCGCCGAGGCGCTGCCGATGCTGTTCCTGGTCGCACCGGATGCGGTTGATGGGGAGCAGCCGTTGTCGGATCAAGTACGCCGACACCTCCGCGGCGGGGCTGCGTCCGTGTCGAGTCCCGCACCGGGTGGTTTGTACGCCTCCACCGCCCTGGGGATCGGGGCCCGGCTGCCGGGCAATGACCTGGCCCGGATCGAGCTGTGCGTACTCCTGGATGACGGAACCAAGGCACTCGGCCACCCCGATTTCGCTGAGTCCTGGCGCGACTGGTTGTGGCTGTCCAATGCGCTCAACCTGTCGCAGGCGCCCCTGACGATGGGGACCCTGGGCATGGCACCGCGCGCGGATCTCGTACCGCCGCCGGACCAGCTCGAGGTTGAGGTCGACTTGCCCGCCGTGTGGCGGCCGGCGTACGACGCAGCATCAGGGGAAGACCAACGCACGTTCGTCCGCGAACTGGCCGCCCGCGGCGTACGCGCACCGGACGAGATCGACCCCGAAGTCGGCGATATCGGCATCATCGTCGACTACGCCTGGACCGAACTCAAAGTCGCGGTCATGGAAGACCCGGACCCGGAGGACGTCGCCGACCTCGCCGCCGAGGGCTGGCAACTCGTTGGCTGGGACACGGAGGCGGTTGCCCAGCAGGTCCCAAGAAGTTGA
- a CDS encoding ISL3 family transposase, producing MSDVTFTAPDLTTFTGLDELGLEVTGQWLEPERAVLACRVVEPDEWCRRCGCQGIPRDTVTRRLAHEPFGWRPTTLLVTIRRYRCTGCGHVWRQDTTKAAAPRAKISRSGLRWALVGLVCQHLSMARIAEGLAVSWNTANDAVLAEGRQQLIDDPHRLDGVRVVGVDEHCWRHTRRGDKFVTVIIDLTPVRDGTGAARLLDMIDGRSKQAFKTWLADRDQAWRDAIEVVAMDGFSGFKTATTEELPDATTVMDPFHVVRLAGEALDQCRRRVQQRLHGRRGRKNDPLYRARRTLHTGADLLTDRQQTRLEALFAGDEHVEVEATWGIYQRMIAAYREPDRAKGRVLMQQLIDSISAGVPGALTEVISLGRTLKKRAEDVLAYFAWPGTSNGPTEALNGRLEHLRGLALGFRNLTHYIARALLETGGFRPRLHPGL from the coding sequence ATGTCTGACGTTACCTTCACCGCCCCGGATCTGACCACGTTCACGGGCCTGGACGAGCTCGGTTTGGAGGTCACTGGCCAGTGGCTGGAGCCGGAGCGGGCGGTGCTGGCGTGTCGGGTGGTCGAGCCGGATGAGTGGTGCCGTCGCTGCGGTTGTCAGGGCATCCCCCGTGACACGGTCACCCGGCGGTTGGCCCACGAGCCGTTCGGGTGGCGCCCCACGACGTTGCTGGTCACGATCCGTCGCTACCGGTGCACCGGCTGCGGCCACGTGTGGCGCCAAGACACCACCAAGGCCGCCGCACCGCGGGCGAAGATCTCTCGCAGCGGGCTGAGATGGGCGCTGGTCGGCCTCGTCTGCCAGCACCTCTCGATGGCGCGGATCGCGGAGGGGCTGGCGGTGTCGTGGAACACCGCGAACGACGCCGTCCTGGCCGAAGGCCGCCAGCAGCTGATCGACGATCCGCACCGCCTCGACGGCGTCCGCGTGGTCGGCGTCGACGAGCACTGCTGGCGCCACACCCGCCGCGGGGACAAGTTCGTCACGGTCATCATCGATCTCACCCCGGTCCGTGACGGCACCGGGGCGGCGCGGCTGCTCGACATGATCGACGGACGATCGAAGCAGGCGTTCAAGACGTGGCTGGCCGACCGGGACCAGGCCTGGCGCGACGCGATCGAGGTGGTGGCCATGGATGGCTTCAGCGGTTTCAAGACCGCCACCACCGAAGAACTCCCCGACGCCACCACGGTGATGGATCCCTTTCATGTCGTGCGGTTGGCGGGAGAGGCGCTGGACCAGTGCCGGCGCCGGGTCCAGCAGCGGCTGCACGGTCGCCGCGGCCGCAAGAACGATCCGCTGTATCGGGCCCGACGCACGCTGCACACCGGAGCCGATCTGCTCACCGATCGACAGCAGACCCGGCTCGAGGCGCTGTTCGCGGGCGATGAGCATGTCGAGGTCGAGGCCACCTGGGGGATCTATCAACGGATGATCGCCGCCTACCGAGAGCCCGATCGCGCGAAGGGTCGGGTGCTGATGCAGCAGCTGATCGACAGCATCAGCGCTGGTGTTCCGGGCGCCCTGACCGAGGTCATCAGCTTGGGCCGGACACTGAAGAAGCGAGCCGAGGACGTGCTCGCCTACTTCGCTTGGCCCGGCACCTCCAACGGACCCACTGAAGCGCTGAATGGTCGCTTGGAGCATCTGCGCGGACTGGCCCTGGGGTTCCGCAATCTCACCCACTACATCGCCCGAGCCCTTCTGGAAACCGGAGGATTCAGGCCACGACTACACCCTGGATTGTGA